A genomic stretch from Gopherus flavomarginatus isolate rGopFla2 chromosome 3, rGopFla2.mat.asm, whole genome shotgun sequence includes:
- the LPL gene encoding lipoprotein lipase has translation MARGALLAALGLWIHYLAALCTATATTQATVPRSTVETKRDFEGIKSKFSLRTADEPDDDICYLVPGQEDTMARCNFNHTSKTFVVIHGWTVTGMYESWVPKLVDALYKREPDSNVVVVDWLSRAQQHYPVSAAYTKLVGKDVAIFIDWMEEQFNYPLDNLHLLGYSLGAHAAGIAGSLTKTKINRITGLDPAGPNFEYAEATTRLSPDDAAFVDVLHTYTRGSPDRSIGIQKPVGHIDIYPNGGGFQPGCNLGEALRLIAEKGLADVDQLVKCSHERSIHLFIDSLLYEDKPSLAYRCNTKETFEKGLCLSCRKNRCNNLGYTVNKVRAKRNSKMYLKTRSQMPYKVFHYQVKVHFFGKVNVTKTNQPFLVSLYGTADESKNIALILPEISTNKTYSALVYTEINIGDLLMLTLQWEKESIFSWSDWWTSYAFDIQRVRVKAGETQKKMVFCSRDGISHLTKGKEAVVFVKCTAKPNNTDTGDQSRP, from the exons GAAGCACCGTagaaacaaagagagattttgaGGGGATCAAGAGCAAATTTTCTTTAAGGACAGCTGACGAACCTGATGATGACATCTGCTACTTGGTCCCTGGTCAAGAAGACACTATGGCACGATGCAACTTCAACCATACCAGTAAAACCTTTGTGGTGATCCATGGATGGACG GTAACTGGAATGTATGAGAGCTGGGTCCCAAAGCTGGTGGATGCTCTGTATAAGAGGGAACCCGACTCTAATGTCGTCGTTGTAGATTGGCTAAGTCGTGCCCAGCAGCATTATCCAGTATCTGCTGCCTACACTAAACTGGTGGGAAAGGATGTAGCAATATTTATTGACTGGATGGAG GAACAATTCAATTACCCACTCGACAACCTCCATTTGCTGGGCTATAGTCTTGGTGCCCATGCTGCTGGGATTGCTGGAAGTCTAACCAAAACGAAGATTAACAGGATCACTG GTTTAGATCCAGCTGGACCTAACTTTGAATATGCTGAAGCAACCACGCGCCTCTCCCCGGATGATGCTGCTTTTGTCGATGTCCTACACACCTACACCAGGGGGTCTCCAGATCGCAGCATTGGGATACAGAAGCCTGTTGGGCATATTGACATCTACCCAAATGGAGGAGGCTTCCAGCCAGGCTGTAATCTAGGTGAAGCTCTGCGCCTTATTGCAGAAAAAGGCCTTGCAG ATGTGGATCAACTGGTGAAGTGCTCTCATGAACGCTCCATCCACCTCTTCATTGACTCCCTCTTGTACGAAGACAAGCCAAGCCTGGCCTACCGCTGCAACACAAAGGAAACCTTTGAGAAGGGGCTGTGTCTGAGCTGCAGGAAGAACCGCTGCAACAATCTGGGCTATACAGTCAACAAAGTGAGAGCCAAGAGAAACAGcaaaatgtatttgaagactCGCTCTCAAATGCCCTATAAAG TCTTTCATTACCAGGTCAAGGTCCATTTTTTTGGAAAGGTGAATGTGACCAAGACAAATCAGCCATTCCTGGTCTCTTTGTATGGCACTGCCGATGAGAGCAAGAACATTGCTTTGATATT acctGAAATTTCCACGAACAAGACCTACTCCGCCCTGGTTTACACCGAGATCAATATTGGAGATCTCCTCATGCTGACACTGCAGTGGGAGAAGGAATCCATTTTCAGCTGGtcggactggtggacctcctatGCTTTTGACATCCAGAGGGTCAGAGTGAAGGCAGGAGAAACGCAGAAAAA GATGGTGTTCTGCTCTCGTGATGGGATCTCTCACCTCACAAAAGGGAAGGAGGCTGTGGTATTTGTGAAATGCACTGCTAAGCCCAACAATACAGACACAGG AGACCAGTCAAGACCTTAA